In Alcaligenes faecalis, the sequence GTTTTCAGACCATATGCGCAGCAATTATCAGGGTGAACGCAATACGGTGACCGAGCCCTTGCACATGATCCTGAACGAAGGGCAGAAAGCCGGTGCCTGGTCGGTGGCCGATGTGGATTTGACCGCCTGGGTGATCTACCAGGGCATGCATGGTGCGGTCGACAATATGGGTCTGGAAACCCCGGAGCAGTGGGCCGCCATGGAGAACAATCTGGTGACTCTTTTTGTGTCCATGCTCGGGGCGACGCCACCTCACCAAAATACCTAGGCTGTTCTCGTCGCACTGGACTTCTGCACTCCGCATAAGCAGAACTGGCCTTGTTCTGATTGATGAACAAGGCCGGTTGCTGGATGAGCAAAGGCTTAGCGGAACTGGAAGTGTTCCTTGTGCAGGGTCCAGGATTTCGCAGGCAAAGTCTGCTTGAGTTCACGCCGCAACTGCCTGCCCATGGCCGCCGGGCCACAGAACCAGATATGCAAAGGCATGTCGGCATGGTAGTACTGCAGCACCTCTCTGGGCGTCCAGCGACGGCCGTCCGCATAGATTTCCAGATTCACATCCGGGTGTTCCTTGGCGGCCTTGCTCAAGGCCTGGGCCAGCGGGTCCGAGCTGTGCTGACAGGCATATTGCAAATAGGCATAGGGCGCGTGACCTTCCTGGTGTTCCTGGCTTAACCAGGATAGAAATGGAGTGGCCCCAACCCCGGCTCCCACCCAGATATAGATTCCCTTTTCATCGCTGCCCGGTTGGGTGAAGCGGCCATACGGGCCATCCAGCTCGATGTTCTGCCCGATATGCAAACGTTCGGGCAAGCGGCGGGTCCAGTCGCCCAGTTGCTTGATGTGAAAGCGGACAATCTGGTTGTCCTGATCCGCATCGGACAAGGTGAATGGATGGGACTCGGACTCGCCTTTCAAGCGCAAAAAGGCGAATTGCCCGGCCTGATGGCCCGGCCAGGATTGGTCCATGCGGCATTGCACCTCCAGCACATCGCCTTGCGAGGTACAGGAGATGACGGTGCCGGTATGGGGGTAGGCCGAACTCAGATTACGCAGCAGCTGAATACAGGCTGCTGCCGTCCCGATCACCATGGTGATCGCCAGCGCCCAGCCGCCTATGCCGCTCCAGTAAGCAGGGGGCGTCAGTACCACGCCATGAAAGATCAGGATCAAATAGGCCACCGGCATCAGACGATGCAGGCTGTACCATTTTTTATAGGAAATCGTGCGGCGCGCCAGGGTGATGATCAGCATCAGAATCAGCGCATAAAACGTCCATTCGCCCAGTGACTTGGCATAGGGTTTGAACAGGCTGATCCATTCAGGGACAGGCGTTTTGGCCAGACGGCCGCCCGTGCCGATAGCCGCTGAAATCAGGCCTTTGGATTCCTTGCTGAGCCAATGGGCCAGACTGAGCAAAATGGCGATGATGCCCAGCCATTTATGCAGCCTGTAGGCTTTGTCCATGCCACCCAGCCAGGGTTCCAGACGGCGGGGGCGCAGAGCCAGAACCATAATGGCCGTCATGGTGCCCAGTGCCAGAATGCCGGTCAGCAGCATGCCTTCTTGTCGGACCACCCACAGCGTATCGCCTGGTGGCGACGGGGCCAGCCACAGGGCTTCGACAGCCCAGATCAAAAAGAAAGTGGAGAGCAACAGTAAGAGAGGGCGACGCATGGCCTTTTCCGGATTGTTTGAAAGAGCCGGATGCTGCGTAGTCGCGATTTGAAGAACGTACCGACGCAGCGCACCGGGAACACCTTATTGATGTTAGTACGCCGCCTGGTCGTCTGTAGAGCCAGTATTCAAGGGGGCTTTGAGAAAACTCAAAGCACTCCTAAATATTTGTTATTTAAAGCATTTGTTAATGATTCTGGTTGCTGTTTACTCTATTTCTGCTTGTTTCAGAGGTAACTGTTTTGATTGTTTTTCCGGCTGCTCAGACCGGGCAGATCAGCGATGCCAGATCCAGCAAAGCCGCATCTTCATGAGGCTGTCCGATCAGTTGCAGGCCCAAAGGCAGCGGGCTGTCTTGACCAGGGGCGGGCAGGCTCAGGGTAGGCCAGCCCAGCAAGGACCAGGGACGGTTCAGCACTGAAGAGCCGGTGCTGTCCAGCCCATATGGAGCCGGTCCAGGTGCTGCCGGAGTCAGCAAGGCGTCGAACTGGCCATAACGATCCTGCCATTCTGTTTGCAGCTGACGGCGGCGTGCCTGCCAGGCATGGTAGTCCGCCGGGGGCAGGTCCAGTCCCTGCTTGATGGCTTGCACCGTAATGGGTCGCAGGGCATCCGGGCTGGCTTGCCAGACGGGCAACAGGCTGCGGGCCATTTCATACGCCATGATCTGGCCTTGCAGAATTAGCAGCTCTTTCAGTTGCGGGTCCGCAGGCAGATGTTCCAGTTGGGCACCTTGTTGTTCCAGGTGCTGGCAACCTTGCTCCAAGGCGGCAAGCGCAGCCGGTGTAATCGGCCCCAGATCTTTGCCATCCAGCACGCCAATGCGTGGCGCGGTGGGCACATGAATATCAGGCAGACCCTGCAAGACCGTGGCCACGCGGCGCAGCACGGACAGGTCCCGGCTGAAGTAGCCAATGGTGTCCAGGCTGTCGCACAACAAGAAAAGACCGCTGCGATGCACCGCGCCAAAGCTGGGTTTGAAACCCAGAATGCCGGTAAACGCAGCGGGGCGCATCATGGAGCCGCCCGTTTGGGTGCCCAATGCAAAATCAACCATGCCTGCTGCTACGGCCGCTGCCGAACCACTGGAAGAACCGCCGGGCGTATGCTCCAGGTTCAGCGGGTTGCGGGTGGGGCCGGGGGCCGCGTAGGCAAATTCGGCGGTGACGGTTTTGCCCAAGGCAATGGCACCGGCCTGCCGCAGCAGGGCAACACAGGCGGCATCCCGTTCGGCGGGCCGCGCATCGGGGAAATGCGCGCCGTAGCACGTGGGCATGCCGTGGACATCCAGCACATCCTTCACACCAAAACTCAAACCCGCCAAGGGGCCGGTGGGATTGGTGCTGATACAGGTGGCCGGATCAGCCAGCCAGGACCAGGCCTGGATAGCCTGATCCTGCGTAGCGAGAGGGGAAGGGATTGCAGTCATAAGCGAGAACTGGAACTACTGAATCGAGATGTTCTGTGCCTTGATCAGCGCGGTCCAGCGTTTGGTTTCTTCTTTCGCAAAAGCGGTAAATTCTTCAGGGGTGCCACCCACGACTTCTGCACCTTGGGACTCCACAATCTGACGATAGTCGGGGTCTTTCAGGGCGTCGTTGACGGCCTTGTTCAGTTTTTCCAGCACATCGGCAGGCAAGCCAGCGGGCGCAATCACGCCAAACCAGTTCGATGCCACCAGATCCACTCCTTGCTCTTTGAAGGTGGGCGTATCAGGCATGGCTTTCAGACGTTCTTCGGAGGTTACTCCCAGCACGCGCAGGCGCGGGTTGTCGATTTGCATATGGGGCAGGAACAGGCTGGCCAGTTCCAGATAGAAGGAGATATTGCCGGCCAGCAAATCGTTCGATGCGGGCGCGCCGCCACGGTAGGGCACGTGTACCGCGTCAAAGCCGGAGGTAGCTTTGAACTGTTCAGTCAGCAAGTGCGAGGCACCGCCTGCGCCGGTGGAGGCGTAGTCCAGTTTTTCCGGGTTTTTCTGGCCGTCGGTGACCAGGTCAGCCAAGGACTTGTAGGGCGAGTTGCTGTTCACACCCAGTGCCATGGCACCGCGTTCGATCAGGGCGATGGGCTGCAAATCCTGCTCAGGATCAAAGGGCAGGTTGCTGCCGTACAGCGCCTTGTTCACCGACATGGGACCAAAGTTGCCCAGGCCGATGGTGTAGCCGTTGGGCTTGGCGCGGGCAATCATGCTGGTGCCGATATTGCCGCTGGCGCCGGGCTTGTTTTCCACCACAATGGTCACGCCCAGGCTGTCGCTCATTTTTTGAGCCAGCATGCGCGAGCGGGTGTCCGAGCTGCCACCCGCAGCGTAAGGCACCACAAAGGTAATGGCTTGCGAAGGGTAGCTTGCGTCGGCCATGGCCGAACCGGAACCCAGCAAAGTCAGGGTCAGCAGGCCGCTCAGCAAAGGGGCGCGATGCTTGAATACCGTCATGTTTATCTCCTGCGGTGGGCCAATTTCGCAGTGACGTGCAGGTTGGCCCTGTTTTTGATAAGTGTCAGGACGGATGGTAGTAAGAGCTGATTATGTTGTCTAATACTAAAAATAATCCTTATTGATCTGTTTTAAAACCTAATTGGTGGGCATATGCTGGACTCCAAATTAAGCGAGATGTTCCTGGTGGTGGCGGAAGAACTGCATTTCGGCCGGGCCGCCCAGCGTTTGTTCATGACACAGCCACCGTTGAGTCAAGCCATACGCAGGCTGGAAGAGCAGATCGGGGCGACCTTGTTCATCCGCACCACACGCACGGTGCAATTGACGGCGGCGGGCGAGGAATTGCAGCGTCGTTTGCGCCTGATCGGCAACGAGCTGGAGCAGACCTTGCAGGCGGTACAGCAAGTGCATAGAGGCGAGACTGGCATGTTGCGCATAGCCCTGACCCCCAGCAGTGCCTATGCCGGGGTGTCCAAGCATTTGCATCGTTTTCGGCAGGACTTCCCGCAAGTGGATATACAGATCTACGAGATGAATTCCAGCGATATGCCTGCGGCTCTTTATGAGCGCCGGGTGGATGTGGCCTTGATCCGGCCTTCCTTTGCTGTACCGGATTTGAACCCGCAACTGGTAGAGTC encodes:
- a CDS encoding ferric reductase-like transmembrane domain-containing protein is translated as MRRPLLLLLSTFFLIWAVEALWLAPSPPGDTLWVVRQEGMLLTGILALGTMTAIMVLALRPRRLEPWLGGMDKAYRLHKWLGIIAILLSLAHWLSKESKGLISAAIGTGGRLAKTPVPEWISLFKPYAKSLGEWTFYALILMLIITLARRTISYKKWYSLHRLMPVAYLILIFHGVVLTPPAYWSGIGGWALAITMVIGTAAACIQLLRNLSSAYPHTGTVISCTSQGDVLEVQCRMDQSWPGHQAGQFAFLRLKGESESHPFTLSDADQDNQIVRFHIKQLGDWTRRLPERLHIGQNIELDGPYGRFTQPGSDEKGIYIWVGAGVGATPFLSWLSQEHQEGHAPYAYLQYACQHSSDPLAQALSKAAKEHPDVNLEIYADGRRWTPREVLQYYHADMPLHIWFCGPAAMGRQLRRELKQTLPAKSWTLHKEHFQFR
- a CDS encoding amidase; translated protein: MTAIPSPLATQDQAIQAWSWLADPATCISTNPTGPLAGLSFGVKDVLDVHGMPTCYGAHFPDARPAERDAACVALLRQAGAIALGKTVTAEFAYAAPGPTRNPLNLEHTPGGSSSGSAAAVAAGMVDFALGTQTGGSMMRPAAFTGILGFKPSFGAVHRSGLFLLCDSLDTIGYFSRDLSVLRRVATVLQGLPDIHVPTAPRIGVLDGKDLGPITPAALAALEQGCQHLEQQGAQLEHLPADPQLKELLILQGQIMAYEMARSLLPVWQASPDALRPITVQAIKQGLDLPPADYHAWQARRRQLQTEWQDRYGQFDALLTPAAPGPAPYGLDSTGSSVLNRPWSLLGWPTLSLPAPGQDSPLPLGLQLIGQPHEDAALLDLASLICPV
- a CDS encoding Bug family tripartite tricarboxylate transporter substrate binding protein produces the protein MTVFKHRAPLLSGLLTLTLLGSGSAMADASYPSQAITFVVPYAAGGSSDTRSRMLAQKMSDSLGVTIVVENKPGASGNIGTSMIARAKPNGYTIGLGNFGPMSVNKALYGSNLPFDPEQDLQPIALIERGAMALGVNSNSPYKSLADLVTDGQKNPEKLDYASTGAGGASHLLTEQFKATSGFDAVHVPYRGGAPASNDLLAGNISFYLELASLFLPHMQIDNPRLRVLGVTSEERLKAMPDTPTFKEQGVDLVASNWFGVIAPAGLPADVLEKLNKAVNDALKDPDYRQIVESQGAEVVGGTPEEFTAFAKEETKRWTALIKAQNISIQ
- a CDS encoding LysR family transcriptional regulator; amino-acid sequence: MLDSKLSEMFLVVAEELHFGRAAQRLFMTQPPLSQAIRRLEEQIGATLFIRTTRTVQLTAAGEELQRRLRLIGNELEQTLQAVQQVHRGETGMLRIALTPSSAYAGVSKHLHRFRQDFPQVDIQIYEMNSSDMPAALYERRVDVALIRPSFAVPDLNPQLVESEPMMFVVRRDDPRAQQHSQGLTLHQAFSYEMVAYSRQQSRYFHLLQQRMLQRSGCLPRFAQESMVPTVLVMVEAGIAPAIVPASLARLRTDTLEYLPLLDADDIAAELMSAYVSDNTNPALMNFLAVLEQHRSS